In Saccharicrinis fermentans DSM 9555 = JCM 21142, a genomic segment contains:
- the fucK gene encoding L-fuculokinase, whose protein sequence is MHKKDIAIVFDCGATNVRVIAMDKTGNILASHAMPNETDEDPYFPGGRIWDLEKLWSKLCKAAKIVTGEIDTERIIGTTVTTFGVDGAFTDKKGEILYPVISWQCQRTAPIMNHIDKYIPLEEVYKCSGVYPYAFNTINKMIWFKENRPDIIEKAHRFLFIPSLLIHKLTGSLLNESTMMGTSMMADLKKRDFSNKILKTLHLDKEIFGPIANPGDKAGEVTLESSQITGIPQGTPAFLAGHDTQFAIFGSGAQLNQPVLSSGTWEILMTRSKSFSASQHDLANNLTTEADSIPDVYNIGQNWLGSGVLEWFSRNFYPELTGDQLYQKMIKDAEQELPGAQGITVDPAFYDDGSSVNSGTITGLTIGTKRGQLYRAFLESLAFRLREGLEALETAGNFKAERIICVGGGSKNKLWNQLRADICNTPIQLIDQKETTVLGASMFVFAGAGIFKSAEEARKNITYNPQVIYPSDNRKVYDQLYSNYLTFKKSI, encoded by the coding sequence ATGCATAAAAAAGATATAGCAATAGTTTTTGACTGTGGCGCCACTAACGTTCGGGTAATCGCAATGGACAAGACCGGCAACATATTAGCCTCACATGCCATGCCCAACGAAACTGATGAAGATCCTTATTTTCCGGGAGGTAGAATATGGGATTTGGAAAAATTATGGAGCAAGCTATGTAAAGCTGCAAAAATTGTTACCGGAGAAATTGATACAGAACGTATTATTGGTACTACCGTCACCACTTTTGGAGTAGACGGAGCCTTTACGGACAAAAAGGGTGAGATACTTTATCCAGTTATTTCATGGCAATGCCAACGTACTGCACCTATCATGAATCACATCGATAAATATATACCACTGGAAGAGGTATATAAGTGCAGTGGCGTATACCCTTATGCATTTAACACCATCAATAAAATGATCTGGTTTAAAGAAAACAGACCGGACATTATTGAAAAAGCGCATCGTTTTTTATTTATACCTTCATTATTAATCCACAAATTAACCGGATCGTTACTAAACGAATCCACCATGATGGGCACCTCCATGATGGCTGATTTAAAAAAACGAGATTTTTCTAACAAAATATTAAAAACATTACACCTAGATAAAGAGATATTTGGACCCATTGCCAATCCGGGTGACAAAGCCGGTGAAGTAACACTGGAGTCATCTCAAATTACAGGTATTCCCCAAGGCACTCCTGCATTTTTAGCTGGTCATGACACTCAGTTTGCCATATTTGGATCCGGAGCGCAGTTAAATCAACCAGTATTAAGTTCGGGCACTTGGGAAATATTGATGACCCGAAGTAAATCTTTCTCAGCATCACAACACGACCTAGCCAACAACTTAACAACCGAAGCAGACTCAATACCTGATGTATACAACATTGGACAAAACTGGTTAGGCTCTGGCGTACTGGAATGGTTCTCTCGCAATTTCTATCCCGAATTAACAGGAGATCAACTATACCAAAAAATGATCAAAGATGCAGAACAAGAACTTCCCGGAGCACAAGGCATTACAGTAGACCCTGCATTTTACGATGATGGATCCAGCGTAAATTCAGGTACCATCACAGGCTTGACCATCGGTACAAAAAGAGGACAACTATACCGGGCTTTTCTGGAGAGCCTCGCCTTCAGGCTGCGTGAAGGACTTGAAGCACTAGAAACAGCCGGAAACTTTAAAGCAGAAAGAATTATATGCGTAGGCGGTGGGTCCAAGAACAAGTTATGGAACCAACTACGAGCCGACATTTGCAATACCCCTATTCAACTAATTGATCAAAAAGAAACTACAGTATTGGGAGCATCTATGTTTGTATTTGCCGGAGCGGGCATTTTCAAATCTGCCGAAGAAGCACGTAAAAACATCACTTACAACCCTCAGGTAATTTACCCTTCCGACAACAGAAAAGTATACGACCAACTGTATAGCAACTATTTAACCTTTAAAAAATCAATCTAA
- a CDS encoding iron-containing alcohol dehydrogenase, translating to MLEKRRIYLPPLSLVGPGVIADLAEEIKDLNCHKVLIVTDKILNELGVVKKVTDLLDTQKVNYVIFDEVKPNPTCANVNDALAVFKENGCDYILTIGGGSPQDCGKAVGILATNGGEIKDYEGINISKKKAIPTAAINTTAGTASEVTINYVITDEERKVKMVMVDKNCLVSIAVNDPELMLNKPAPLTAATGMDALTHAIEAYVSVGAFPWSDHMALYAIELIAESLRDAVKDGKNLEARSKMAWAQFIAGQAFSNCGLGFVHSAAHQLGGQYNTPHGVANAVLLPHVERFNLSACPEKFAKIAKAMGVDTSTMSTEEAAESALDAISQLSKDVGIPSGIKELGAKAEDFELMAKNALADVCTGGNPKEISLEDAMAIYENAM from the coding sequence ATGTTAGAAAAAAGAAGAATCTATTTACCACCATTAAGTTTGGTAGGCCCAGGTGTAATCGCCGATTTGGCTGAAGAAATTAAGGACTTAAATTGCCATAAAGTACTTATTGTGACCGACAAGATCTTAAATGAACTTGGTGTTGTCAAAAAAGTCACTGATTTATTAGACACCCAGAAAGTAAATTATGTAATTTTTGACGAAGTTAAACCCAACCCTACCTGTGCCAATGTAAATGATGCCTTAGCTGTATTCAAAGAAAACGGCTGTGATTATATTCTTACTATAGGAGGCGGTTCTCCTCAAGATTGTGGTAAAGCAGTGGGTATTTTAGCCACCAACGGTGGAGAGATTAAGGACTACGAAGGAATTAATATCTCAAAGAAAAAAGCAATTCCTACGGCTGCCATTAACACAACCGCAGGAACAGCAAGTGAGGTAACCATCAACTATGTGATTACCGACGAGGAACGTAAAGTTAAAATGGTAATGGTGGACAAAAACTGTTTGGTTTCAATTGCCGTTAATGATCCTGAACTGATGCTCAATAAGCCAGCTCCTTTAACTGCAGCAACAGGCATGGATGCCTTAACCCACGCCATTGAAGCATATGTCTCGGTTGGAGCATTCCCATGGTCTGATCATATGGCTTTGTATGCCATTGAATTGATTGCAGAAAGCCTTCGTGATGCTGTAAAGGATGGTAAAAACCTGGAAGCTCGCAGCAAAATGGCTTGGGCACAATTTATTGCCGGACAGGCATTTTCTAACTGCGGACTAGGATTTGTTCACTCAGCTGCTCACCAATTAGGAGGACAATACAATACGCCTCACGGTGTAGCCAATGCGGTTTTATTGCCACATGTGGAAAGGTTCAACCTCTCTGCTTGTCCTGAAAAATTTGCTAAAATAGCAAAAGCGATGGGTGTAGATACCTCAACAATGAGCACCGAAGAAGCAGCTGAATCAGCACTAGACGCAATTTCACAGTTATCGAAAGACGTTGGAATACCGTCCGGCATTAAAGAACTTGGGGCTAAAGCTGAAGATTTTGAATTAATGGCTAAAAATGCTCTGGCGGATGTTTGTACCGGAGGAAACCCCAAAGAAATATCTTTAGAAGATGCAATGGCAATTTATGAAAATGCCATGTAA
- a CDS encoding class II aldolase/adducin family protein → MSVRNLNLLHPRDQIIMIINRIYQKGLTTTSGGNISIMDESGDMWVTPSGVDKGSLKPSDIMCVKADGTMVGPHKPSMEYPFHKAIYSERPDIKSVVHAHPPALVAFSIVRQIPNTNVIPQVKQVCGPIGYAKYAIPGSSDLGDSISEQFQKGFDSVIMENHGAVVGGKNVIKAYERFETLEFACRTLINSKIIGEPQFLTEEQIFGFNNQIPTDHPKMETVTHTSDEKELRQQIKDMVRRACDQGLMMSTYGTISVRWKGNDFLITPTDATRWDLQANDIVQVKGGLCEPNKVPSRSTWLHQKIYEMNPEINAIILTQPEYLMAYGVAHKKVDVRTIPESWIFLQDMENVPFGSHFLSNDTIPQKVSAANPGVIIENDSVLMTGNSLLQAFDRLEVAEFSAKSLVMGTSLGAFAPMNENEIDDLRKAFF, encoded by the coding sequence ATGTCTGTTAGAAATTTAAATTTATTACATCCTCGTGATCAAATTATTATGATCATCAACAGGATATATCAAAAAGGTTTAACCACAACATCAGGAGGCAATATCTCCATTATGGATGAAAGCGGCGATATGTGGGTTACACCTTCGGGAGTGGACAAAGGTTCATTGAAACCCAGCGATATTATGTGTGTAAAGGCAGACGGAACAATGGTTGGTCCACACAAACCTTCCATGGAATATCCTTTTCATAAGGCTATCTATTCGGAACGTCCAGATATAAAATCAGTAGTACATGCCCATCCACCAGCCCTAGTAGCCTTTAGTATTGTTCGACAAATACCCAATACCAATGTGATCCCACAGGTAAAGCAAGTTTGTGGCCCGATTGGATACGCTAAATATGCCATTCCAGGAAGTAGTGATTTGGGAGATTCCATCTCAGAACAATTCCAAAAGGGTTTTGATTCTGTCATCATGGAAAACCATGGTGCTGTTGTGGGTGGAAAAAATGTAATCAAAGCCTACGAACGCTTTGAAACACTGGAATTTGCATGTAGAACACTGATCAATTCAAAGATTATTGGTGAACCCCAATTCCTAACTGAGGAACAAATATTTGGTTTTAACAACCAGATACCTACAGATCATCCCAAAATGGAAACCGTCACACATACGTCGGACGAAAAGGAACTACGCCAACAAATAAAAGATATGGTACGTCGTGCTTGTGATCAAGGATTGATGATGAGTACTTATGGAACCATATCGGTGCGTTGGAAAGGAAATGACTTTTTAATTACACCAACCGACGCCACAAGATGGGATTTGCAAGCTAACGATATTGTACAAGTAAAAGGTGGACTCTGCGAACCTAACAAAGTTCCCAGTCGTTCTACATGGCTACACCAAAAAATTTATGAGATGAATCCGGAAATAAATGCGATCATCTTAACTCAACCAGAATATTTGATGGCTTACGGTGTTGCTCACAAAAAGGTAGATGTCAGAACTATTCCCGAGAGCTGGATATTCTTACAAGATATGGAAAATGTACCCTTCGGGTCACATTTTTTAAGTAACGATACCATACCTCAAAAAGTATCTGCAGCTAATCCAGGAGTAATCATAGAAAATGATTCCGTACTCATGACCGGTAATTCACTTTTGCAAGCATTTGATCGTTTAGAAGTTGCTGAATTCAGTGCTAAATCACTGGTAATGGGAACATCATTAGGAGCTTTTGCCCCAATGAATGAAAATGAAATTGACGATTTACGTAAAGCATTCTTTTAA
- a CDS encoding PDZ domain-containing protein yields MINRFKLVIFVCLVISLGACTTNEYEIFVDQKAIVSNENSPTNIFNEMEDALVYARKLKKEKQAKDIIIYVEPGQYYLKSHLVISPALNGLSIIGRGADKVSFKGSVPLSLNWEKFDEHIYVSTLTEKISFDQLVADGNTQILARYPNYDESAHYWQGYAEDALSKERVASWKNPQGALFHALHSGRWGGFHWQIEGVNEDGTPVLKGGHQNNRGSKPHKEYRMVENVFEELDSPGEWYLDEKENKLYYWPATNININTAHFEASVLKDLVQIVGTLDNPVVDVRISGIKFEGTQRTLFEAYEPLLRSDWTIYRGSALFFEGTEGCAVEDCEFTKLGGNVIMASKYNKGLEIKGNHIHECGASAISFVGDASAVRSPSFNYGQFVDYEDMDTIHGPKNELYPRQCLVYDNLIHRIGRIEKQSAGVQISMAMDITVSHNSIYDVPRAGINIGDGTWGGHVLEYNDVFNTVLETSDHGSFNSWGRDRFWHPKRHVMDSLTSTYPSMPKWDAIHTTIIRNNRFRCDHGWDIDLDDGSSNYHIYNNLCLNNGIKLREGFYRVVENNITVNNSLHPHVWFASSEDVFRKNIVMDAYQDVGLLGWGKELDHNLFPNEAAMLKSQIYDRDIHSSYGDPMFKDPENLDFTVDANSPAIKLGFVNFPMDVFGVEKQKFKAMAKTPEVPQLIARTESNQGKSPVVSWLRNQLKSVDSEQEQSAYGLNTAEGVIVLRTWKHSPAVKNKGLKKGDVILEVEGVSVNNTVDFLKENRKYQEKGEMNVVVMRNQKENSLLIYLK; encoded by the coding sequence ATGATAAACAGGTTTAAATTAGTAATATTCGTGTGCCTGGTGATTTCCTTGGGAGCATGCACAACAAACGAATATGAGATTTTTGTAGATCAGAAGGCGATAGTTTCCAATGAGAATAGTCCAACGAATATATTCAATGAGATGGAGGATGCATTGGTATATGCACGTAAATTGAAAAAGGAAAAGCAAGCAAAGGATATCATTATTTATGTGGAGCCGGGACAGTATTATTTAAAGTCGCATTTGGTTATTTCTCCGGCTTTAAATGGCTTAAGCATTATTGGAAGAGGAGCAGATAAGGTAAGCTTTAAGGGCTCAGTGCCTTTGTCATTGAACTGGGAAAAGTTTGATGAGCATATTTATGTGTCTACACTCACCGAGAAAATTTCATTTGATCAGTTGGTCGCCGATGGTAATACGCAAATCTTAGCGCGCTATCCGAACTATGATGAGTCAGCACATTATTGGCAGGGATATGCCGAAGATGCCCTTTCGAAGGAACGTGTAGCTTCCTGGAAGAACCCTCAAGGAGCATTGTTTCATGCCTTGCATAGTGGTCGTTGGGGTGGCTTTCACTGGCAAATAGAAGGAGTGAATGAGGATGGAACTCCTGTGTTGAAAGGAGGACATCAAAATAACAGAGGATCCAAACCACATAAAGAATACCGAATGGTTGAGAATGTGTTTGAAGAATTGGACAGCCCTGGTGAATGGTATCTGGATGAAAAGGAAAACAAACTTTATTACTGGCCGGCAACGAATATAAATATAAACACTGCTCACTTTGAGGCATCTGTACTAAAGGATTTGGTACAAATAGTTGGAACCTTGGATAATCCGGTGGTCGATGTTCGTATTTCAGGTATTAAATTTGAAGGTACGCAGCGTACCCTTTTTGAAGCATATGAGCCTTTATTGAGAAGTGACTGGACTATATACCGGGGGAGTGCATTGTTTTTTGAAGGTACTGAAGGGTGTGCTGTTGAAGATTGTGAATTTACCAAACTGGGAGGTAATGTAATAATGGCGAGCAAGTATAACAAAGGCCTGGAGATAAAAGGCAATCATATTCATGAGTGTGGAGCCAGTGCCATCTCTTTTGTGGGAGATGCTTCTGCTGTGCGTTCGCCATCATTTAATTATGGACAGTTTGTTGATTATGAAGATATGGATACCATTCATGGACCAAAGAATGAGCTTTATCCTCGTCAGTGTTTGGTATATGATAATCTGATTCACCGTATTGGCCGAATAGAAAAACAAAGTGCAGGGGTGCAAATATCTATGGCTATGGATATTACGGTTAGTCACAATAGTATATATGATGTGCCGCGTGCTGGAATTAATATTGGTGATGGTACCTGGGGTGGGCATGTTTTGGAATACAATGATGTGTTTAATACCGTATTGGAAACAAGTGACCATGGTTCGTTTAATTCTTGGGGCCGAGATCGTTTTTGGCATCCCAAAAGACATGTCATGGACAGTCTGACCTCAACTTATCCTAGTATGCCCAAGTGGGATGCTATCCATACAACCATTATTCGGAACAATCGTTTTCGTTGCGATCATGGCTGGGATATTGATTTGGATGATGGTTCATCCAATTACCATATTTATAATAATCTGTGTTTGAATAATGGTATCAAATTGCGGGAAGGATTTTATAGGGTGGTGGAGAATAATATTACCGTCAATAACTCATTACATCCACATGTTTGGTTTGCTTCCAGTGAAGATGTATTCCGGAAAAATATTGTGATGGATGCCTATCAGGACGTAGGTCTTTTGGGGTGGGGAAAGGAACTGGACCATAATTTGTTTCCCAATGAGGCAGCTATGTTGAAATCACAAATTTATGACCGTGATATACATAGCTCATATGGAGACCCTATGTTTAAAGATCCGGAAAACCTTGACTTTACAGTGGATGCGAATTCTCCAGCTATTAAGCTAGGTTTTGTTAATTTTCCTATGGATGTGTTTGGTGTGGAAAAACAGAAGTTTAAAGCGATGGCTAAAACTCCAGAAGTACCCCAACTTATAGCCCGTACGGAAAGTAACCAAGGAAAAAGTCCTGTGGTGTCATGGTTGCGAAATCAACTTAAAAGTGTAGATTCGGAACAGGAACAATCGGCCTATGGTTTAAATACTGCTGAGGGTGTTATTGTTTTAAGAACCTGGAAACATAGTCCTGCTGTAAAAAATAAGGGTTTAAAAAAGGGAGATGTGATTCTTGAAGTGGAAGGTGTTTCTGTGAATAATACAGTTGATTTTTTAAAGGAAAATAGGAAGTATCAAGAAAAGGGTGAAATGAATGTGGTGGTAATGAGGAATCAAAAAGAAAATTCTCTTTTGATTTATCTAAAATAA
- the fucP gene encoding L-fucose:H+ symporter permease: protein MSTQIKVVEKKYLVPFIIITSLFALWGFANDITNPMVAAFKTVMELTNTKATLIQFAFYGGYTTMAIPAALFAQKYSYKKGVLLGLSLYATGALLFYPAAQLQMFGFFVGSLYILTFGLAFLETTCNPFILSLGAKETATRRLNLAQSFNPMGSFLGMIVAARFVLANLNADKHFDKANNKIEFSTLNEATKAMDRLHDLAVIRDPYVALGLVVLAMLVVIAVVKMPDTAHHEQIHPLQSMKRLMKNKVYRTGVIAQIAYVAAQIMCWTFIIQYAENLGLSKEAGQYHNMVAMGMFILSRLVSTFILKYVNASKLLMWFAIGGITTTAGAILIVGLPGLYCLVATSIFMSLMFPTIYGIALGNVGQDTTLGSAGLVMAIVGGAIMPMLQAMIMDLKTVGPLPAVNASFILPLLCFVVIALYGKYSYTILNK, encoded by the coding sequence ATGTCAACTCAAATTAAAGTTGTTGAAAAAAAATATCTCGTTCCCTTTATCATTATTACTAGTTTGTTTGCCTTGTGGGGTTTTGCCAATGATATTACCAACCCCATGGTAGCCGCATTTAAAACGGTCATGGAGCTCACGAACACCAAAGCAACGCTGATACAATTTGCTTTTTATGGTGGATACACCACGATGGCTATACCTGCAGCCTTATTCGCACAAAAATATAGCTATAAAAAGGGTGTCTTACTGGGCTTAAGCTTATATGCCACAGGTGCTTTATTATTTTATCCGGCAGCCCAGTTACAAATGTTTGGCTTTTTTGTCGGATCATTGTATATATTAACATTTGGCCTTGCATTTCTAGAAACAACATGTAACCCTTTTATTCTTTCTTTGGGAGCCAAAGAAACAGCTACACGTCGTTTAAATCTGGCTCAATCCTTTAACCCTATGGGATCTTTTTTAGGGATGATTGTGGCAGCCAGGTTTGTCTTGGCCAACTTAAATGCAGATAAACATTTTGATAAAGCAAATAATAAAATTGAATTCTCAACCTTAAATGAAGCAACAAAAGCAATGGATAGATTACATGATTTAGCTGTAATCAGAGATCCCTATGTTGCCTTAGGTCTAGTAGTACTAGCCATGCTAGTGGTGATTGCTGTGGTTAAAATGCCCGACACTGCCCATCACGAACAAATACACCCACTCCAGTCCATGAAGAGACTGATGAAAAACAAGGTATATAGAACTGGCGTAATTGCACAAATAGCTTATGTGGCTGCTCAAATCATGTGCTGGACATTTATCATTCAGTATGCTGAGAATTTAGGACTAAGCAAAGAAGCAGGGCAGTACCATAATATGGTTGCCATGGGAATGTTCATTCTCAGCCGTTTAGTCAGTACATTTATTTTAAAATACGTCAATGCCAGTAAGTTATTAATGTGGTTCGCCATTGGAGGCATAACAACTACAGCAGGTGCTATTTTAATAGTTGGCTTACCCGGCTTATACTGCTTAGTTGCCACATCCATATTTATGTCATTAATGTTCCCTACTATCTATGGTATTGCATTGGGAAACGTTGGTCAGGATACCACATTAGGATCTGCCGGTCTTGTGATGGCTATTGTTGGAGGCGCTATTATGCCAATGTTACAAGCTATGATTATGGATTTAAAAACGGTTGGACCCTTACCTGCGGTTAATGCATCCTTTATCTTGCCTTTATTGTGCTTTGTAGTGATTGCATTATACGGAAAGTACTCTTATACAATATTAAATAAATAA
- a CDS encoding tetratricopeptide repeat protein: MKRVRNLMIPVLLFFLFHQAKAQDVSALYSSAKALVVAQDYNGALLKYKAAFETGEGDSAQVGEGYGYAGICYEEIGNIQEALEHYTKALKYKVLELSIYDKAIALAKTAKQNDLHEWMLLEKGKYFPEFEWDVERSLCTHYLRTKQYDKLLVSSDKLMQWFPDSPKYPYYKGLGFQSTGQIDSAEEVYKVALQKDPDYTSANMRLGQILFEKGNAVYAKKKKAYEAIAKPSRVDYSKYIKSLEGAKVIYREAETYLSKAYEKKQDPNLKKMLYAVYTRLGEKEKAQKYK, translated from the coding sequence ATGAAGAGAGTTAGAAATTTAATGATACCCGTATTATTGTTTTTTTTATTCCATCAAGCCAAGGCACAAGACGTAAGTGCGCTTTATAGTAGTGCTAAAGCTTTGGTGGTAGCGCAAGACTATAACGGTGCACTGTTAAAATACAAGGCAGCTTTTGAAACAGGAGAGGGGGATTCTGCTCAGGTGGGCGAAGGATATGGTTATGCAGGGATCTGCTATGAAGAGATAGGTAATATTCAGGAGGCACTTGAACATTATACAAAAGCATTGAAATATAAGGTGCTGGAGTTATCTATTTATGACAAGGCGATAGCTTTGGCTAAAACAGCCAAGCAAAATGATTTACACGAATGGATGTTGTTGGAAAAAGGGAAGTATTTTCCTGAATTTGAGTGGGATGTAGAACGGAGTTTATGTACCCATTATTTAAGGACAAAACAATACGATAAGTTATTGGTGTCATCGGATAAGTTAATGCAGTGGTTTCCCGATTCGCCTAAGTATCCATATTATAAAGGACTAGGTTTTCAGAGTACTGGACAAATAGATAGTGCTGAAGAGGTTTATAAAGTAGCACTACAGAAGGATCCAGATTATACTTCGGCGAATATGCGTTTAGGTCAGATTCTTTTTGAAAAAGGAAATGCTGTATATGCTAAAAAGAAAAAGGCTTATGAGGCCATTGCCAAACCGTCCAGGGTTGATTATTCTAAATACATTAAATCATTGGAAGGAGCTAAAGTTATTTACAGAGAGGCAGAAACTTATCTTTCTAAAGCTTATGAGAAAAAACAAGATCCTAACCTTAAAAAGATGCTTTATGCGGTCTATACTCGTTTAGGAGAAAAAGAAAAGGCGCAAAAGTATAAATAA